A stretch of Flavobacterium sp. N2270 DNA encodes these proteins:
- a CDS encoding helix-turn-helix domain-containing protein, which translates to MENPFELILERLDRIENEIKELKDKTNFTPIENELMDINEASKYLKMSVPKIYGKVGSKTIPYYKFGSKLFFKKSDLDKYFFDVKQLINIGLELTKIIIDKSKLDNKI; encoded by the coding sequence ATGGAAAACCCTTTCGAACTAATTTTAGAACGTTTAGATAGAATAGAGAATGAAATAAAAGAGTTGAAAGATAAAACCAATTTTACTCCTATTGAAAACGAATTAATGGACATCAACGAGGCGTCAAAATACTTAAAAATGTCAGTCCCTAAAATATACGGTAAAGTAGGTAGTAAAACCATACCGTATTATAAATTTGGGAGCAAACTATTTTTTAAAAAATCAGACTTAGATAAATACTTTTTTGATGTTAAACAGTTAATCAATATAGGTTTAGAGTTAACCAAAATTATAATAGATAAAAGTAAATTGGATAACAAAATTTAA
- a CDS encoding tetratricopeptide repeat protein, which produces MRITILALILISNIGFSQNELTELKFDTKYFDAVDKWVAFPKKDTDSTYAYGFIYLDNQAGFTFNYETKFQIKEQKLINIKRDSTVGFMKYRLEPNTSLVSVLTDNQISALNLPKEPEWLSIYKEGSEKVDYLKQEGYHYNHVGACEQALKPLLKAYEIEPHFDGLEFELAYAYNHLGQFEKAIPILEKAIENNPKNYYFFRELGYSYLGLNKVEDAEKTYRKGIKMSDNDFGKSEMSVNMAQAYFKLKNKKKFDEWAELTRKYSTKDKRYLQYIDQFEQNWNKK; this is translated from the coding sequence ATGAGAATAACAATTTTAGCTCTGATATTGATTTCAAATATTGGATTTTCACAAAATGAATTGACTGAATTAAAATTTGACACCAAATATTTTGACGCAGTCGACAAATGGGTTGCATTTCCAAAAAAAGATACGGATTCAACTTACGCTTATGGATTCATTTATTTAGATAATCAAGCAGGTTTCACCTTTAATTACGAAACTAAATTTCAAATAAAAGAGCAAAAGCTAATAAATATAAAACGTGATTCAACAGTTGGATTTATGAAATATCGACTGGAACCAAATACAAGTTTGGTTTCTGTTTTGACCGACAATCAAATTTCTGCGCTGAATTTACCTAAAGAGCCTGAATGGTTATCGATTTATAAAGAAGGCTCTGAAAAAGTGGACTATTTAAAACAAGAAGGCTATCACTACAACCACGTTGGTGCTTGTGAACAAGCTCTAAAACCTTTGTTAAAAGCTTATGAAATTGAGCCTCATTTTGATGGACTTGAATTTGAATTAGCATATGCCTACAATCATTTAGGACAATTCGAAAAAGCAATTCCAATTTTGGAAAAAGCAATTGAAAACAACCCTAAAAACTACTACTTTTTTAGAGAATTAGGTTATTCGTATTTAGGTTTAAATAAAGTGGAAGACGCAGAAAAAACTTATCGAAAAGGAATTAAGATGTCCGATAATGATTTTGGAAAAAGTGAAATGTCAGTTAATATGGCTCAAGCTTATTTCAAACTCAAGAATAAAAAGAAATTTGATGAATGGGCTGAATTAACCAGAAAGTACTCAACTAAAGACAAAAGATATTTGCAATATATCGACCAATTTGAACAGAACTGGAATAAAAAATAA
- a CDS encoding DnaJ domain-containing protein, whose translation MFKDYYKLLDIPQNASDEEIKKAFREQAIKWHPDRNQGTDTTLRMQEINEAYLILKDKEARARYDIEYDKFKQFKEEKREKENKQEKSENRDWQKQQQHSKREYEYQDYKVEDDILAKWMENAKKQAVDLAIQTIKDFKGVTKAAANGCMNGIIQLVIWVVVINLIFLLVRACNN comes from the coding sequence ATGTTTAAAGACTATTATAAGCTTCTTGACATACCTCAAAATGCTTCTGACGAAGAAATAAAGAAAGCATTTAGAGAGCAAGCAATTAAATGGCACCCTGATAGAAATCAAGGAACGGACACGACATTGCGTATGCAAGAAATAAACGAAGCGTATTTAATTTTAAAAGACAAGGAAGCAAGAGCACGTTACGACATAGAATATGATAAGTTTAAACAATTTAAAGAAGAGAAGCGAGAAAAAGAAAATAAACAAGAAAAATCCGAAAATAGAGATTGGCAAAAGCAACAACAGCATTCTAAAAGGGAATATGAATATCAAGATTATAAAGTCGAAGATGATATACTCGCTAAATGGATGGAAAATGCAAAAAAACAAGCTGTGGATTTGGCCATTCAAACAATTAAGGATTTTAAAGGTGTAACAAAAGCCGCTGCAAATGGATGTATGAATGGAATTATTCAACTTGTAATTTGGGTTGTCGTAATAAATCTAATCTTCCTTTTAGTTCGTGCTTGTAATAATTAG